In Penaeus vannamei isolate JL-2024 chromosome 14, ASM4276789v1, whole genome shotgun sequence, one DNA window encodes the following:
- the LOC113805526 gene encoding uncharacterized protein, translating into MGLLKGRPSSSRHHKSLYTVCTPPNNTAAMKSMLILSALAACAAASLVVPGPVAVRAPSHDSAIIQSHRLGGNFAYSTHEAHAYAVQTPVIAQRTVPVGVSYHHGAPIVKTSTDFITHKIPQVGYTFPQVAVQAAVPQVATYAAGLPLAGTYAGLPLAGAYGAVPYPYVVAAKPAEAAVEEA; encoded by the exons ATGGGACTACTTAAGGGCCGTCCGTCCTCTTCTCGGCACCACAAGTCTTTGTACACCGTCTGTACACCGCCAAACAACACCGCCGCCATGAAGTCC ATGCTGATCCTGTCCGCCCTGGCCGCTTGCGCCGCCGCCTCCCTGGTGGTGCCAGGCCCCGTGGCAGTGCGTGCCCCCTCCCACGACTCTGCCATCATCCAGAGCCACCGTCTGGGCGGCAACTTCGCCTACTCCACCCACGAGGCTCACGCCTACGCCGTGCAGACCCCCGTCATCGCCCAGCGCACCGTGCCCGTCGGCGTGTCTTACCACCACGGGGCCCCCATTGTCAAGACCTCCACTGACTTCATCACCCACAAGATCCCCCAGGTCGGCTACACCTTCCCCCAGGTCGCCGTGCAGGCTGCCGTGCCCCAGGTCGCCACCTACGCCGCTGGACTGCCCCTTGCCGGCACCTACGCTGGTCTGCCCCTTGCCGGAGCCTACGGCGCTGTGCCCTACCCCTACGTCGTCGCCGCTAAGCCCGCTGAGGCCGCCGTTGAGGAGGCCTAA